One part of the Phaenicophaeus curvirostris isolate KB17595 chromosome 2, BPBGC_Pcur_1.0, whole genome shotgun sequence genome encodes these proteins:
- the E2F6 gene encoding transcription factor E2F6 isoform X3: MATPAGCEHLRPLQSDALQQPAANLNAYDEIQLVKKTLKVKKPRFDVSLVYLTRKFMELVRTAPDGVLDLNEVATMLGVRKRRVYDITNVLDGIHLIQKRSKNLIQWVGSSLGHVVGKASEQQNLKDEISDLSAMEEALDELIKDCAHQLLELTDDKENAKLAYVTYQDIHSIQAFQEQIVIAIKAPEETELEIPVPKEDRIKVHVRSTKGPIDVYLCEVEQKNPGAKTFDDMDSVTSEIEPSVPPDEVRSPEEEKYKPPELED; this comes from the exons ATGGCCACCCCCGCGGGCTGCGAGCACCTGAGGCCGCTGCAGTCGGACGCGCTGCAG CAACCAGCGGCCAACCTGAATGCATATGATGAGATACAGCTCGTGAAAA AAACTCTGAAAGTCAAAAAGCCTCGATTTGATGTGTCCTTGGTTTATTTGACCCGAAAATTCATGGAACTTGTCAGAACGGCTCCGGATGGTGTCCTTGATTTAAATGAAGTAGCGACAATGCTTGGAGTACGAAAACGAAGAGTGTATGACATCACCAATGTGTTGGATGGAATCCACTTAATTCAGAAAAGATCTAAGAATCTTATCCAGTGGGT AGGTTCTAGTCTTGGCCACGTTGTTGGAAAAGCATCAGAACAGCAAAACCTTAAAGATGAAATTTCTGACTTGTCTGCCATGGAAGAAGCTCTGGATGAATTAATCAAGGATTGTGCTCATCAGTTACTTGAActaacagatgacaaagaaaatgcaaa ACTAGCATATGTGACCTATCAAGATATCCATAGCATTCAGGCATTTCAAGAACAGATTGTGATTGCAATCAAAGCTCCAGAGGAAACAGAATTGGAAATACCAGTTCCTAAAGAA GATCGCATAAAAGTACATGTGAGGAGCACAAAAGGACCCATTGATGTGTATCTATGTGAGGTGGAGCAAAAGAACCCAGGTGCCAAAACCTTTGACGATATGGATAGTGTTACGTCTGAAATTGAGCCATCAGTTCCTCCTGATGAAG TGAGATCACcggaggaagaaaaatacaaaccacCTGAGTTGGAAGACTAA
- the E2F6 gene encoding transcription factor E2F6 isoform X2, translating to MATPAGCEHLRPLQSDALQASKQPAANLNAYDEIQLVKKTLKVKKPRFDVSLVYLTRKFMELVRTAPDGVLDLNEVATMLGVRKRRVYDITNVLDGIHLIQKRSKNLIQGSSLGHVVGKASEQQNLKDEISDLSAMEEALDELIKDCAHQLLELTDDKENAKLAYVTYQDIHSIQAFQEQIVIAIKAPEETELEIPVPKEDRIKVHVRSTKGPIDVYLCEVEQKNPGAKTFDDMDSVTSEIEPSVPPDEVRSPEEEKYKPPELED from the exons ATGGCCACCCCCGCGGGCTGCGAGCACCTGAGGCCGCTGCAGTCGGACGCGCTGCAGGCGAGTAAG CAACCAGCGGCCAACCTGAATGCATATGATGAGATACAGCTCGTGAAAA AAACTCTGAAAGTCAAAAAGCCTCGATTTGATGTGTCCTTGGTTTATTTGACCCGAAAATTCATGGAACTTGTCAGAACGGCTCCGGATGGTGTCCTTGATTTAAATGAAGTAGCGACAATGCTTGGAGTACGAAAACGAAGAGTGTATGACATCACCAATGTGTTGGATGGAATCCACTTAATTCAGAAAAGATCTAAGAATCTTATCCA AGGTTCTAGTCTTGGCCACGTTGTTGGAAAAGCATCAGAACAGCAAAACCTTAAAGATGAAATTTCTGACTTGTCTGCCATGGAAGAAGCTCTGGATGAATTAATCAAGGATTGTGCTCATCAGTTACTTGAActaacagatgacaaagaaaatgcaaa ACTAGCATATGTGACCTATCAAGATATCCATAGCATTCAGGCATTTCAAGAACAGATTGTGATTGCAATCAAAGCTCCAGAGGAAACAGAATTGGAAATACCAGTTCCTAAAGAA GATCGCATAAAAGTACATGTGAGGAGCACAAAAGGACCCATTGATGTGTATCTATGTGAGGTGGAGCAAAAGAACCCAGGTGCCAAAACCTTTGACGATATGGATAGTGTTACGTCTGAAATTGAGCCATCAGTTCCTCCTGATGAAG TGAGATCACcggaggaagaaaaatacaaaccacCTGAGTTGGAAGACTAA
- the E2F6 gene encoding transcription factor E2F6 isoform X1, with translation MATPAGCEHLRPLQSDALQASKQPAANLNAYDEIQLVKKTLKVKKPRFDVSLVYLTRKFMELVRTAPDGVLDLNEVATMLGVRKRRVYDITNVLDGIHLIQKRSKNLIQWVGSSLGHVVGKASEQQNLKDEISDLSAMEEALDELIKDCAHQLLELTDDKENAKLAYVTYQDIHSIQAFQEQIVIAIKAPEETELEIPVPKEDRIKVHVRSTKGPIDVYLCEVEQKNPGAKTFDDMDSVTSEIEPSVPPDEVRSPEEEKYKPPELED, from the exons ATGGCCACCCCCGCGGGCTGCGAGCACCTGAGGCCGCTGCAGTCGGACGCGCTGCAGGCGAGTAAG CAACCAGCGGCCAACCTGAATGCATATGATGAGATACAGCTCGTGAAAA AAACTCTGAAAGTCAAAAAGCCTCGATTTGATGTGTCCTTGGTTTATTTGACCCGAAAATTCATGGAACTTGTCAGAACGGCTCCGGATGGTGTCCTTGATTTAAATGAAGTAGCGACAATGCTTGGAGTACGAAAACGAAGAGTGTATGACATCACCAATGTGTTGGATGGAATCCACTTAATTCAGAAAAGATCTAAGAATCTTATCCAGTGGGT AGGTTCTAGTCTTGGCCACGTTGTTGGAAAAGCATCAGAACAGCAAAACCTTAAAGATGAAATTTCTGACTTGTCTGCCATGGAAGAAGCTCTGGATGAATTAATCAAGGATTGTGCTCATCAGTTACTTGAActaacagatgacaaagaaaatgcaaa ACTAGCATATGTGACCTATCAAGATATCCATAGCATTCAGGCATTTCAAGAACAGATTGTGATTGCAATCAAAGCTCCAGAGGAAACAGAATTGGAAATACCAGTTCCTAAAGAA GATCGCATAAAAGTACATGTGAGGAGCACAAAAGGACCCATTGATGTGTATCTATGTGAGGTGGAGCAAAAGAACCCAGGTGCCAAAACCTTTGACGATATGGATAGTGTTACGTCTGAAATTGAGCCATCAGTTCCTCCTGATGAAG TGAGATCACcggaggaagaaaaatacaaaccacCTGAGTTGGAAGACTAA
- the E2F6 gene encoding transcription factor E2F6 isoform X4, with product MLGIPELDTILQQPAANLNAYDEIQLVKKTLKVKKPRFDVSLVYLTRKFMELVRTAPDGVLDLNEVATMLGVRKRRVYDITNVLDGIHLIQKRSKNLIQWVGSSLGHVVGKASEQQNLKDEISDLSAMEEALDELIKDCAHQLLELTDDKENAKLAYVTYQDIHSIQAFQEQIVIAIKAPEETELEIPVPKEDRIKVHVRSTKGPIDVYLCEVEQKNPGAKTFDDMDSVTSEIEPSVPPDEVRSPEEEKYKPPELED from the exons atgttggggattccagagctggacacaatacttcag CAACCAGCGGCCAACCTGAATGCATATGATGAGATACAGCTCGTGAAAA AAACTCTGAAAGTCAAAAAGCCTCGATTTGATGTGTCCTTGGTTTATTTGACCCGAAAATTCATGGAACTTGTCAGAACGGCTCCGGATGGTGTCCTTGATTTAAATGAAGTAGCGACAATGCTTGGAGTACGAAAACGAAGAGTGTATGACATCACCAATGTGTTGGATGGAATCCACTTAATTCAGAAAAGATCTAAGAATCTTATCCAGTGGGT AGGTTCTAGTCTTGGCCACGTTGTTGGAAAAGCATCAGAACAGCAAAACCTTAAAGATGAAATTTCTGACTTGTCTGCCATGGAAGAAGCTCTGGATGAATTAATCAAGGATTGTGCTCATCAGTTACTTGAActaacagatgacaaagaaaatgcaaa ACTAGCATATGTGACCTATCAAGATATCCATAGCATTCAGGCATTTCAAGAACAGATTGTGATTGCAATCAAAGCTCCAGAGGAAACAGAATTGGAAATACCAGTTCCTAAAGAA GATCGCATAAAAGTACATGTGAGGAGCACAAAAGGACCCATTGATGTGTATCTATGTGAGGTGGAGCAAAAGAACCCAGGTGCCAAAACCTTTGACGATATGGATAGTGTTACGTCTGAAATTGAGCCATCAGTTCCTCCTGATGAAG TGAGATCACcggaggaagaaaaatacaaaccacCTGAGTTGGAAGACTAA